From the Maioricimonas rarisocia genome, one window contains:
- a CDS encoding outer membrane protein assembly factor BamB family protein has translation MSLSPVHRRWFFVCAVLALSSLSTLQADDWPQFRGPNCTGISTGTAPLPVEFSPTKNLKWSVDVGEGVGGAVVADGRVFVNGMTGPETVSLFAFDAASGKPLWRRDWETGPLPEIHKTNSQASSTPAADADRVYFYFTTLGLLTVDAKTGEDVWKQELPEPFFVFKWGPGMSPVLYGDMVLFVQDDDLFPAMYAFDRATGELRWKDDRLDMAVNYSHPVICTVDGRDDIVVGGTGMLIGYDPQTGNRRWKARVLLRNIKTTPVCLDGIIYVSIQSGGIANQWLVSVDQATTGNSDGKLHREEVQAFVGEFPVPEAFFEKTFGRGDLNGDGFLEGKELDVAFLHPDNFAGASFEELGEKAADEYVMAVRGGGEGDVTDSHLLWKHRTKYTDHIVSPYVSDDRMLLVKGGGIGTAFETEQGTALGGPRRIGNGGEYFASPVSGDGKIYVAGENGNIVVMRDADGFETLAVNDVGDSVISTPAIADGALFVRTRYKLMAFAVTE, from the coding sequence ATGTCGCTGAGTCCTGTCCACCGCCGCTGGTTCTTCGTCTGTGCTGTTCTCGCACTCTCGTCTCTTTCCACACTGCAGGCCGATGACTGGCCGCAGTTTCGCGGTCCGAACTGCACCGGCATTTCCACCGGCACGGCACCGCTTCCGGTCGAGTTCTCGCCGACGAAGAACCTCAAATGGTCGGTCGATGTGGGTGAAGGCGTCGGCGGTGCGGTCGTTGCGGACGGTCGTGTGTTCGTTAACGGCATGACCGGGCCCGAGACCGTCAGCCTGTTCGCGTTCGATGCCGCTTCGGGCAAACCGCTCTGGCGACGCGACTGGGAGACCGGGCCGCTGCCGGAGATCCACAAGACGAACAGCCAGGCGAGTTCGACGCCGGCGGCCGATGCCGATCGGGTCTACTTCTACTTCACCACGCTCGGACTGCTGACGGTCGACGCAAAAACGGGCGAAGACGTCTGGAAGCAGGAGCTGCCGGAGCCGTTCTTTGTGTTCAAGTGGGGGCCGGGCATGTCGCCGGTCCTCTACGGCGACATGGTCCTGTTCGTGCAGGACGATGATCTGTTTCCCGCGATGTACGCCTTTGATCGTGCGACGGGTGAACTGCGTTGGAAGGACGACCGGCTCGACATGGCGGTCAACTACTCGCATCCGGTCATCTGCACCGTCGACGGTCGGGACGACATCGTCGTCGGCGGAACGGGCATGCTGATCGGCTATGACCCGCAGACCGGCAACCGCCGCTGGAAAGCCCGCGTCCTGCTGCGGAACATCAAGACAACGCCGGTCTGTCTCGACGGCATCATCTACGTCTCGATCCAGAGTGGCGGCATTGCCAACCAGTGGCTCGTGTCGGTCGATCAGGCGACGACCGGCAACAGCGACGGCAAACTGCATCGCGAAGAGGTTCAGGCGTTCGTCGGCGAATTTCCGGTGCCGGAAGCGTTCTTCGAGAAGACGTTCGGTCGCGGCGACCTCAACGGCGACGGCTTCCTCGAAGGGAAGGAGCTGGACGTCGCGTTTCTGCATCCGGACAACTTCGCCGGGGCCAGCTTCGAGGAACTGGGCGAGAAGGCGGCCGACGAGTACGTGATGGCCGTCCGCGGCGGTGGAGAAGGGGACGTGACCGACTCGCATCTGCTCTGGAAGCACCGCACGAAGTACACCGATCACATCGTCTCGCCGTACGTATCGGACGATCGCATGCTGCTCGTCAAAGGGGGAGGCATCGGGACGGCCTTCGAAACAGAGCAGGGAACCGCACTGGGAGGGCCGCGACGGATCGGCAACGGCGGCGAGTACTTCGCTTCGCCGGTCAGCGGCGACGGCAAGATCTACGTCGCGGGTGAGAACGGCAACATTGTCGTGATGCGTGATGCGGACGGCTTCGAGACGCTGGCGGTCAACGACGTCGGCGACAGCGTGATCTCCACGCCCGCCATAGCGGACGGGGCCCTGTTCGTGCGGACTCGCTACAAGCTGATGGCATTCGCCGTGACGGAGTAA